One stretch of Cohnella algarum DNA includes these proteins:
- a CDS encoding hydantoinase B/oxoprolinase family protein, which translates to MARETNKRILSQVVGGTLDSVAQEMSAVVTRTARSPLFNEAHDFTTGIFDLPGSTSRLVAQAPGCTLHLYAVVSAVDRLMEAFRYDLHPGDVLLVNDPYYGGSHSLDWTIVTPVFYGRKPMLLPAVRSHMGDNGGPVAGGYNPRSRDIWQDGLRIPPVKLYERGEKRKDVFELILGNNRLAHWLEGDLNAMIGACQVAADRVQQLLDRYGGEAVAEAIDDRIAYTERRVREEIASWPDGTYTAETFADHDFQGNRDIRVRATVTVSGSDLAIDFTGSSPQVEGFVNSPLSNTTSFAFVGISTCCDEDIPINEGYMNPVTVTAPPGTVVNPLPPAPCGHATACVGAEIAEAVLLALSQCAPTRVGVNAHKLPLAYSHGQYEDGRPWVNLNFFGYTGGAGAAYGTDGWGLYPPVMTGVILPSIEMTELQYPCRVLKHEYAADYTGAGKWRGAPGLEVRIQHLAESRTSVMMAGVRNTTKGFCGGGDGPSNAVIVDDGRPGAKSVPETEFDLPMAPGGILTFHRSGGGGWGHPYEREASRVLDDVLNGYVTPEAALRDYGVVVKPAGAGYVLDEEATAARREEMRRAVTQ; encoded by the coding sequence ATGGCTCGTGAGACGAACAAACGCATTTTGTCGCAGGTCGTAGGCGGGACGCTCGATTCGGTCGCCCAGGAGATGAGCGCGGTCGTCACCCGGACAGCCAGGTCGCCGCTTTTTAACGAAGCGCACGATTTTACGACCGGCATTTTCGACCTGCCCGGGAGCACGTCCCGGCTGGTCGCCCAGGCGCCCGGCTGCACGCTGCACTTGTATGCCGTCGTCAGCGCGGTCGACCGGTTGATGGAGGCTTTCCGTTACGACTTGCACCCGGGCGACGTGCTGCTCGTCAACGATCCGTATTACGGCGGCTCGCACAGCCTGGACTGGACGATCGTGACGCCCGTGTTTTACGGCCGGAAGCCGATGCTGCTTCCCGCGGTCCGCAGCCACATGGGCGACAACGGCGGGCCGGTGGCGGGCGGCTACAATCCGCGTTCCCGCGACATTTGGCAGGACGGGCTGCGCATTCCGCCGGTCAAGCTGTACGAACGCGGGGAAAAACGCAAGGACGTGTTCGAGCTCATTCTCGGCAACAACCGGCTGGCCCACTGGCTGGAGGGCGACTTGAACGCGATGATCGGCGCCTGCCAGGTGGCGGCGGACCGCGTGCAGCAGCTGCTCGACCGCTACGGCGGCGAGGCGGTGGCCGAGGCGATCGACGACCGCATCGCCTACACCGAACGGCGGGTGCGCGAGGAGATCGCGAGCTGGCCGGACGGCACGTATACGGCGGAGACGTTTGCCGATCATGATTTTCAAGGCAACCGCGACATCCGGGTCCGGGCGACGGTGACCGTGTCGGGCAGCGACCTGGCGATCGACTTTACGGGTTCGTCCCCGCAAGTGGAGGGCTTTGTCAACAGCCCGCTTTCCAATACGACGTCGTTTGCGTTCGTCGGCATTTCCACCTGCTGCGACGAGGACATTCCGATCAACGAAGGGTATATGAATCCGGTGACCGTAACGGCGCCGCCCGGCACGGTCGTCAACCCGCTGCCGCCGGCTCCGTGCGGCCATGCGACCGCCTGCGTGGGCGCGGAAATCGCGGAGGCGGTGCTGCTCGCCCTGTCGCAATGCGCGCCGACGCGGGTCGGGGTGAACGCGCACAAGCTGCCGCTCGCCTACTCGCACGGACAGTACGAGGACGGCCGCCCGTGGGTCAACCTCAACTTTTTCGGCTACACGGGCGGCGCGGGCGCGGCTTACGGCACGGACGGCTGGGGACTGTATCCGCCGGTCATGACCGGGGTCATTCTGCCGTCGATCGAAATGACCGAGCTGCAATATCCGTGCCGGGTGCTCAAGCACGAGTACGCGGCGGATTACACCGGCGCGGGCAAATGGCGGGGCGCGCCCGGGCTTGAAGTGCGGATCCAGCACCTGGCCGAAAGCCGCACGAGCGTCATGATGGCCGGCGTCCGCAACACGACGAAGGGCTTCTGCGGCGGCGGCGACGGTCCGTCCAACGCGGTGATCGTGGACGACGGCCGGCCGGGCGCGAAGTCGGTGCCGGAGACGGAATTTGACCTGCCGATGGCGCCGGGCGGCATTCTGACGTTCCACCGCTCGGGCGGGGGCGGCTGGGGCCATCCGTACGAGCGCGAAGCCTCGCGCGTGCTGGACGATGTGCTGAACGGCTACGTGACGCCGGAGGCCGCGTTGCGCGATTACGGCGTCGTCGTGAAGCCGGCCGGAGCGGGCTACGTTCTAGACGAGGAGGCAACGGCGGCAAGGCGGGAGGAAATGCGTCGGGCCGTGACGCAGTAA